The Candidatus Poribacteria bacterium DNA segment GAACGGATCGCCAGTAATTTGCAAATCCTCGCAGTCGTTGGACACTTTAACAGTTCCTGTTCATTGGCAGGTAAACCAATTTACCAACGCGCCGGTATTGTCGAACTATCGCCCGGTTCCACGAATGTGACTGTTTGTGAAGGAAGCGATTGGACATTCCGAAACTTGTATCGGGACGATTTCCAAGGGAAATTCATTGCTCGATATATTGACGAGGTCCTGACAGACCTCCAATCTGTTGCTGTCTTTTTTGATAATGATGACTATGGGCGAGGTTTAAGAAACGCATTCGTCGCGGAAGCCGAAAAAGTTGGGCTGAACCTCGTTGCCGATGAAGCGTATGAGCGGGATAGCACGAACTTTAAAGCACAACTCACCAGTATCAAAGCCAAAAATCCCGATGCTATTTTTATCTCTGGCCTCTATCAAGAAGCTGGCTTGATCGTCAAACAGGGACGTGAAGCTGGAATCACAGCACAGTTTTTCGGCGCGGATGGTGTGGATTCCCCCGATTTTCTCACGATCGCAGGTTCCGCTGCAGAAGGCACTTACCTAACAACGCCTTTTACCTTCGGTGCAGCGGGAGAGGATGCCCAACAGATGGCAGCCAATTTTGAAGCACTTCATGGTGCGACTCCCGATACGTGGGCGGCATTGACGTATGATGCTGTTGGAATGATTGCAGATGCCTTGGCAAAAACCTATAATCCAGAGGCATCCGTTGCGGATAACCGGAAGGCTATCCGTGACCATTTGGCATCCTTGGATACCCCGGAAGAAGGCTACAAAGGTGTTACAGGGTTAACCTATTTTGATAGGAATGGTGATACGGTTAATAAACCAGCTTACGTGAAAAGTGTGACAGACGGTCAATTTGTTGCAGCCGAGCAACAACTCCTTGAATTAGAGTGATTTTAAAACGGACTTTCTTCTTACAGCAATATACAGATAGAGAAACCAGAGACTTTCTATAGCCTCAATACCGGAAGAAGAAAAATATGGCCCAATTTTTGGAACAAATTATTAACGGATTAGTGCTCGGAGGCATCTATGCGCTCATCGCTGTTGGCTACACGATGGTTTACGGCATTATTCAACTGATAAACTTCGCACATGGCGAAATTTTCATGTTCGGTGCCTACATCGCACTCATGCTGATAACAGTCTTCGGTATACCGTTTTGGATAGCGTTGCCGCTGAGTATGGTTCTCTGTGCAATATTAGGCGTGCTGATGGACTTGGTAGCCTATCGTCCCCTGCGGAACGCCCCGCGTCTATCAGCGTTGATTACAGCAATAGGGATGTCCCTTGCCCTGCAAAACCTTGCTCGGATGATCTGGTCGGCTCGACCTCGTCAATTTCCCGCTGAAATTCTTCCAACAATCTTCCAAGGTCAAAATGCAATTTCACTCCCCGGCGGTGCAGCCCTACCGTATCGAGACGTGTTTATCATCCTATTGGCACTTATTTTAATGATTGCCCTGAATAGATTGATTCACCTAACCAAAATTGGTAGAGCGATGCGAGCATGTGCCCAAAACCAGGTTGCTGCAAATCTGATGGGAATTAAAACCAATCGAGTGATTGCTATAACATTTGCTATCGGTTCTGCTTTGGGAGCGGTAGCGGGTATAATGGTAGGCCTCAGCGAAAGTGTTACGCCGACGATGGGATACTATAAAGGGGTCGCAGCGTTTGCCGCGGCTGTCCTCGGTGGAATAGGGAATGTCACCGGAGCAATGCTCGGAGGACTCATCATAGGTGTAGCCGAAGTGTTTGGGGCCGGATACATTTCCTCAGGATACCGATTAGCCATTGCTTACATCCTCATGATTGCAGTCATTGTTGTTCGTCCTTCCGGTTTACTCGGAAAATCAACAGGAAAACGCGCGTAGCATGAAAAATAAACTGACACCGAAAAATATCATCTTTGGCTTATTCGTCTGTTTTCTACCGCTCTTAATGTATGGTATAGATGCCATATCCCTTTTCTTGTCAGGTTACGATATTTACCTGGGTTTGCCAAGTGGAGATTACATGTTGCGGATTATTGTCCGCGCCTATCTCTACATGCTCCTTGCAATTGGATTAAACATTGTGTGTGGGTTCACAGGGCAACTCGATCTCGGCTATGTCGGATTTTACCTGATCGGTGGCTATACAGCAGGCCTCTTAATGGCGCGACTTGGGATGACTTACTGGATTGCACTGCCCCTCGCTATAGTCAATGGGGCTTTGTGGGGATTGTTGCGCGGAGCCCCCACGTTGCGGCTCACTGGTGATTATTTCGCAATCGTCACCTTCGGATTTGCTGAATTGCTTTTTCGTGTCGTGAAAAACGAAGAGTGGCTCATTGGCGGTCCGAACGGACTGGTTCGGGACATTCCGCCGCCTGCCATTTTTGGAGTCGTGTTCAATCAGAATTGGCACAATTACTACCATATTCTCATCCTGTTGACTCTGGTCATCTTTATCACCTATCGACTCCAGCATTCTCGCGTCGGAAGGGCATGGGTCGCGATTCGTGAAGATGAACAAGCAGCAGAAAGTATGGGAATTGATGTGAGTCGTTATAAAGCATTGGCATTTACAGTGAGTGCAGCGATCGGTGCTTTAGGTGGGGCATTCGTCGCACAATTCCAAGTTAATATCAGTGCGCCATTCTTTGAATTTTGGGAGTCGATTTTCATTCTCTGTATGGTCGTCCTCGGAGGGATGGGAAGTATAAGGGGCGCAATGATAGGCGCAGCGATTCTTGGATCATTGGGTGAGATTCTGAGACCGGGCTTCATTATTCCATATCAATTTGGCAATGCCCGCTATCTTATCTTTGGGATCATCCTTATTCTCTTAATGCGTTTCCGTCCAGGGGGATTAACGCTCAAAAAAGCTTAAGGGTTATCAGATCGGGTCGCTACGCACCCCTTTCAAGGGTCAGTTAAGAGGTTTTCGTTTAACAGACCCTCTTGTGACTGATAGCCATCTTTCACAGATAAGCAGGATTAACGCCCCAAAGACAAATAATTGAAATCGTTCCTGATATTCGCCATCCGAACGGATCCTGAATTTCTGTTTTTCGAGCCGCGCCAAGTCTGCTGTTAACTGGGCAACCCCTGTATTTGCATGATAGTAACGACCGTTCCCGGCTTCAGCAATTTCCCGCAATTGATTTTCATCTAATGCTGTTAGGACGAGTTGTCCGTTGGCATCGCGCTTGTAAGGAGTGGTTGCCGTAGCAGTGCCTTGCGGAAGCGGAATCGGCACTGGGCGGACAGCCTTACCAATACCGACACAATAGATATGCACCCCTTCTTGGGTCGCCGTCCTCGCTGCCGCAATCGCCTCTTCACCGTGGTTCTCTCCATCTGTAAACAGAATCAGGACCTTCTGCCCTCCAAAGTCGGCATCTATCCCTGTTGTATCGTTCCGATTTGATCTGAGTCGAGGGGTCGCTGTTTCAATAGCAGTGCCGATACGGGTTCCGCTGTGGGTAAGCGTTTCGGCAGTTATCGCCTCCAAGAATTCTCTGAGAGTCGCACTATCGTTCGTCAAAGGACATACCACGAAACTCGCTTCAGCAAAGTACAGTAAGCCGACCCGGTCATCTTTAAGTGCCTCTAATAGTGAAAACATAATCTCCTTCGCGTGGGTTAATCGCCGAAGGGATGCTTCATCCTCCGCAAGCATACTGGTCGAAATATCCAATGCGAGCATGACATCCAATCGTTCCGCAACCGATTCGGGTTTGGCACCCCACTGCGGACGCGCGCTTGCAAATATTAGGAGCGAAGAACTCAGCAACAATAATCCCGCTTGAACCTTGTGTCGATGTAGGTGTGCCGGATCGACATTCCTGTAAAATCGCAGCAGTGCTTTCCGTTTCCGTTGTAATCCCAAAAAAAGCAACAGGATCAAAGGTGGCACTGCCCATAAAAAATGGAGGAATTCAGGATGACCAAACCGCATTTTTAATTATTCGCAAGGCGTTAAATCGGGTGTTTTGTGTATAACAGAATCCTGCTCAAATCCGCTTGTGCCGTTGTTGCAGGCCGCCATCTTGGGTAAAATTGATAGATAGCCATCAGTGGTCAGTTAAGAGGAGAGGATGGAGTTACGGACGCGTTCAAAAATCTCAATCGCATAATCGAGATGCGCTTTAGAAGCGATGTTAAAAGAGATACCGAAATTCTTGACTGTTACATTGGGCAAATTGGCTCGGCACTCGACAATATGGAGTGGTGTGAAGTCTCCGTGGACATCGACCCGGAAGTGGGTTGCCCTTCTTGAAGGATACGTGTCAAGCCACCAGTGTCCCCCGAAAGTCATCCTAAGTTTCGCGATCCGGGGTCGAAGTGTTGCACCACACGCCTCAACATATTCCACGAATTCATGGGCAATTTGCGAGAGTTCCTCATTCTCCTGTAGCATCTCAATAAACAATGGGAGTGTCATAAATCGCTGTGTGGTGGGTCCATAACTTCGTTCTTCCTCCTTAACGAGCGTCCCACCGAGAACGGTCTCAGTTGCGACTAAAATTTCGTCAGGGGCATGGTAGGAAAAATAGGAGATATAGGTGAGATCAAGCCCCAGAGCCCGTAGATATTCTGCAACCTCTAAGACGCGTGTGTCTACTCCCTCAGAAACAAGCACCAATCGCTGTTTTTGATTGAATGCCGATTTCCGGATGTCACCCGGCTCATAGCCAAAAAATTCGCTATGTAGGGCAGTGAGCGAGGAGAATTCTTTACCCTGTTGTTGGCACCAGCGATACGCGAGCGTCTCCAACGCTATAAAAGAGAGTTGAGAAACCCCGGCGGCATACTCTAAAATTTGTGTAATTGCGGTCCGAGAGGGTTTTCCACGCTTGAGTTCAATAATCACGCAATTACCCTGTCGATCGAGTGCCAGCAGATCAATTTTCTGTTTTGATGTGCTTAATGGCGGTTGCCTACTGATAACACAAAGCGGTTCACCGAGGACCAGCGTTGCGTCTTTTTCAAGCAGGTCTTCGAAGTCGCGTTCCTCACCAAAACGCAAAGGTTCCAGCTTCCCAAATTTCCGGTCTTCCCAACGATAAACTTCCATTTTTGACCATTGTCCTGCAGGTTTCCTCTATAGGAGATCTGCGCTATTGTAATTTATGTGATTTACGCTGATGATGAAATCTCCAATAATTAGGGAAATCACAGTTTTGACTTCTTCATGGAAATGAAGATATGCGCGGTTATTCTACAAATTAGAGTTTAACCAACGGATACGTTCCCGATATGCCTCGACCTCTGCTGCGATTCTGGTATCATTCCAATTATTTTTCTCGCCCAAAAATTGCGCAATTTGTGGAGCTATATCAACACCTTGGCCGGGCGTCCAACCGATCCGTGTCCGTCGCCACAGAACATCTTCAAGTGTGATTGCCATTTCACCCCAATAGGCATAGAGGAGTTCAGCCTTCGTGAACGGAAGAGAGGAGGTTACTAACTCCCCAAGTCCCGCATCTTCAGTGATAAATTTTTGAATCGTGCGATACCCTGCGCCATATCGCTTAACAAGACGCTCTGCATCCGCACCTGATGCCTCCCCGATTGCATTCGGCAATGGTTGAGTGGCAGTTTTACAGGCGCGTGGGACCTTTAAAAATGCGGCAAGATGGTTCACGGTCTCTTCCGCCATCTGACGATGTGTAGTGAGTTTTCCACCATAGAGATACATAATCCCACTTAGGCTCTCTGTAATTAAATGCTCCCTTGAAACAAAATCAGTTTTTGCGAATCCGTGCGAATGCTGGTTCACCGCGATGAGAGGTCGAGTACCAGCATAAGCGGCAATAATAGTATCCTTGTTGAGCCTCTTTTCTGGAAAGATTCGCTGTGTTTCTGAGAGCAGATATGTCACCTCATTCGCTGATGGGCGGACTGATGCTAATTCCTCTTCCGGTGTTGTTTCAGTCGTGCCAACAATGGAGGTATTGTGAGCACCGGGCAGAATAAAAATCACTCGCGGATTACGTCTCCGCTGTTTGTTCACTTGCGTGAAGGTTATCAGACCGTAGGCATTGTCGCCCTCTTTTCCATAGCGCGGCAAAAGGAGATGGATACCTTTCGCGTTTTCTGTCAATAAGCGCGAGGTGCCGTCGTAACTCGGATCTTTACGCCATATATGGTCGCTCCAGGGACCCGTTGCCGATACAATTTTTCGTGCCGAAATCTCAAAACGTTTTCCAGAAATAACATCTTCAGCAACTATTCTGTAAATCCCGTTCGCGGAATTGGCAGTCTCCGGTTTTCTCACAAAATCGAGAAAACGGACGTAGTTTGCGACAATCGCCCCGTGTTGATGGGCATCCTTGAGGGTCGCGAGGGTCAACCGAGCATCGTTGACCATACTATCCCATAGCAGGACACACCCCTTTAAGGAATTTGTGGCAATAGGTCCGACAAGATGCCGTATCTTTCGGACATCGCGAATCGCTATTGATTTCTCCGTTTCATCCGTTTTAGAGAGGCAATTGTAATAATGCGCAGCGAGTTGCATGCCTGTCAACGGATACGGATCACCTTTGTAGCAAAGAAGTGCTAACGGGATTGGCTTCACAAGATTCGGCGCAATCCGGCGAAGGATTTCGCGTTCCCGACGTGCATTTTTGACGAGTTCAATGTCCCGCTTAAGCAGATAACGAAAACCGCCATGGACGAGTTGGGACGTAGCACTACTCGTTCCGTTCGCAAAATCGCCTTGTTCAATCAAGCCTGCTTTGATACCACCGTTGAGCGCAAGGTCCCGGATTAAACCCGCACCGACGATACCACCACCGATGACTAAAACATCTAACGGTTCGGTCTTGAAGATTTCTATATTCTGGATACGCGTCCGAGCTGAAAATTCCGTATTTTTAATTGCCGACCTCCTATTATCAAGTGACTGTGTAAAGAGACTTTGCGAATAGCGTCCAGAATGCCTGACACAGCACCTGCCACGGGTTCTGTCAACAACGGTAAAAATATAAGCTGCGAACAGGTCTTTTCAGTCACAGGTAAATCCCCTGGAGTGTATGTTTCAAATTCCCCACCCATATCGTTGGTGCAGAGTGCGCCGCGACCCTCCGTGTATATATCAAGTCCTTGTGTGAAAAGTGGTAAGGTATGCAGAAGCGGATACGGATTACTATTCGTCGGAAACCTGCTCCCCGAAAATACAGGTACACCGTCGCCAACGACAAGCGGGTAAGGGTTATTGTTTGCCAAAACACCCTCTTTTCGGAGCGCCTCGGCAAATACGGGTGCCGGGAGCCCATGCATCTCTTCTGCGTGATAGTGGATAGGAAATCCAAAGAATCCCGCTGGTTCAGCACCTGAATATGTTTCAATAGGAGAAACACCCGGGATTTCTCGCAACCCGTCGGAGATTCTTTGAATATAGGCACGGCGGTTTGCATTGAGATTATCAAGTTTCTGCAGCTGCACGGAAGCAATACCGATTGCGAGTGGATGTGCACGAAATTTGACACCAAGCCCCATTGGTGGGAGATGCGTATAGCGTAGTTCTTCTACCGTCTCGCCAACGACATTAGCAGGACGATTGACTTGTCCGAGTAGACAAGCCCTCTCAAAAACCGTGACATCGTCGGTGGCAAGCATTCCACCTTCGCCCCCGCTAATCGGTTTACTTCCTTGCAAACTCCACGCCCCCGCCTGTCCAATGCTACCACACGGCACACCTTTGTAGGAGGCACCATGTGCGTGCGAACAATCCTCTATGACCGGGACCCCTGTCTCTGCGCTGAGTGCCATAAGCGCGTCCATATCACACACATTGCCCCACAGATGCACCGCCACAATCGCCTTGGTTCGTGGTGTAATACGCCGTCGGACATCAGCAACATCAATTAACAACGTCCTCGGATCCACTTCACAGAAAACCGGCTTTGCCATCAACGTCAACACCGGTGTAATTGATCCCATCCATGTATAGGTCGGACAGATAACTTCATCACCCGGGCCGACCCCAAGTCCAAACATTGCGCTGTGGAGTGCCGCAGTGCCATTGGTGAGACTCACAGCAAATCGGGTCTGGTGGCGTTCACACCAGGTTCGCTCAAATTCTTGAACAGTCGGGGATATACCGGAGAGTTCATTCCGAAGCGTCATCTCGTAAACGACTCGCGCCTCTTCTTCTGTGATCTGGCTCCACTGTTCCAACTTCGGATAGGGCGCATCAGACGTTTTTTCAAACACTGGGGTTCCACCCAAAACAGCAGGAAGACCAGGGGCGGTGGACTCATTTTCAAGACGAGATAACTTTGCTCTGTTTGTCTCCATAGCGAATCATTCCTGCCTTTTTCCTCATCAATGCATTGTTTTAATCCGACACCTGTGTTATGCTAACAGGTATATGGCTCGGAAACCTAATATCACGTATAATACCACGTTTTTTAGGCTTTTGTCAAATTTCAGCAGTTTTTGAACTGTTAACACTTGTGTTCCTCTACAGCATTGCCCTCCGATGAGGTGCTTAAAGGGAATCCTTTTGAAGTCCTCCAGCGGAGAGCAGTGTCTATAGCGACCAGAATCCCATAGTTAAAAACCTTGAATATCCAAAAAGTGTTCGCCTCCCTGTTGTGGAACAGAGAATCCCAAGCCAAACATCTGTTCGTTAGTTTTATACCCTCGCTCCTTGCGATTGTTGGATTTTTTCTTTTATGTGGGCTTGTGCTTCAGATACGTGGGCAGGATCCGCTGGAATTCTATAGTATTATCCTTGTGAGTGGGTTCGCGAGTTTTGACGATTTCGGCTATGTCCTGTTTAACGCAACCCCACTTATATTTACAGGACTCGCTGTCGCTATCGGATACAAAAGTGGTCTATTTAATATCGGTTGTGAGGGGCAACTCTATATCGCAGCGTTCGCTGCGGCATGGATAGGCATACACCTGAACCTCCCGCCTTTTCTGTTGATCCCTTTCTGTATAGGTGGCGCAATGATTGCCGGTGCTGGATGGGGTGCGATCCCGGGACTCTTAAAGGCGAGATACGGCGCGCATGAAGTTATCAACACCATCATGATGAATTTCATTGCATTCGCCCTTATGAATTATCTTGTTACCTCCGTCTACCAAGAACCGGGTCAGATGATTCCACAAACACAACAGATTCACGAGGCGGCACGGCTCCCACGGTTGGCATCTTTCCTCCCCGTTCTCCCACAAAGCAATCCACTAAACGTGAGTTTCTGGCTCGCGTGTGGGTGTGCTGTATGTTGTTATATCTTCTTAACGTATACCCGCTGGGGATACGAACTTCGCTTGGTAGGAAATGCCCAAGATGCTGCAGCTTACGGCGGCATAAATCCCGGGACTGTGACAATATGGGTGATGGCGTTGAGTGGTGCGATTGCGGGGTTAGCAGGTGTAGCGGAAGTCATGGGATACCGCCACCGATTTTTGGATAATTTCTCATCAGGGTGGGGGTTCACTGGGATCGCAGTCGCACTGTTAGGCAGAAACAATCCTTTCGGTATTTTGGCTGCCGCTATCCTGTTCGGATCGCTGAACAAGGTTGCCTTAGATATTGAAATTTTGCTGGAAGTCCCGCGCGGTCTATTTCTGGCGGGTCAAGGCATGCTAATTATCTGGTTAGTTAGTATAGAAAGTATTTCTCGAAAAAAAGCGCGTTAGGAAACTCTCTTATTAGATTTGAGAATGTTGACAGTCCTTTCCTTAAACCAAACTTGTAGCCTGCAACAATACGCGGGCGAATCTACGGAGAGGCACTTTATCTATCAAACCTACCTGACCGAACCGCAAGGAAAAATTAAAAAATGATTCCAAGTACTTTACGACTGGCAACACCCCTGGGATTCGCCGCCCTCGGCGGCATCTATTCGGAACGCGCCGGAGTCATCAACCTCGCGCTTGAAGGTATGATGCTCATCGGGGCGTTCGGTTACGTTATCGGAACACAGGCTTCAGGGTCAGTATGGATCGGACTGCTTGTAGGGACAGGTTTTGCGTTAGCATTGGCACTACTACACGCTGTCGCAACGGTTACTTTTCACGCAGATCAGATTGTCACAGGTGTCGGTATCAATATCTTAGCGTTAGGAATTACAGAATACCTCTTACCGACGACTGAACAGGTAGGCGGTCTTCCACACTGGAAATTGCCATTTATCGGTACATACAGTTTCGTCGTCTACTTGTTACCGGTGTTGATGGTGGCGAGTCACATCCTCCTTTTTAAAACC contains these protein-coding regions:
- a CDS encoding DegT/DnrJ/EryC1/StrS family aminotransferase, which codes for METNRAKLSRLENESTAPGLPAVLGGTPVFEKTSDAPYPKLEQWSQITEEEARVVYEMTLRNELSGISPTVQEFERTWCERHQTRFAVSLTNGTAALHSAMFGLGVGPGDEVICPTYTWMGSITPVLTLMAKPVFCEVDPRTLLIDVADVRRRITPRTKAIVAVHLWGNVCDMDALMALSAETGVPVIEDCSHAHGASYKGVPCGSIGQAGAWSLQGSKPISGGEGGMLATDDVTVFERACLLGQVNRPANVVGETVEELRYTHLPPMGLGVKFRAHPLAIGIASVQLQKLDNLNANRRAYIQRISDGLREIPGVSPIETYSGAEPAGFFGFPIHYHAEEMHGLPAPVFAEALRKEGVLANNNPYPLVVGDGVPVFSGSRFPTNSNPYPLLHTLPLFTQGLDIYTEGRGALCTNDMGGEFETYTPGDLPVTEKTCSQLIFLPLLTEPVAGAVSGILDAIRKVSLHSHLIIGGRQLKIRNFQLGRVSRI
- a CDS encoding ABC transporter permease — its product is MIPSTLRLATPLGFAALGGIYSERAGVINLALEGMMLIGAFGYVIGTQASGSVWIGLLVGTGFALALALLHAVATVTFHADQIVTGVGINILALGITEYLLPTTEQVGGLPHWKLPFIGTYSFVVYLLPVLMVASHILLFKTPWGLRLRAAGESTEALAALSLSRAKWQYIGVLLSGVFAGIGGCFLASEVHYFTKGMTAGRGYLALAAVIFGNWRPLSGIAACFLFGFATALELANRWNIPGQLLNSLPYILTMVVLAGWVGTSRPPASLGKMNFN
- a CDS encoding ABC transporter substrate-binding protein; translated protein: MKGVHSKMKNWLIILLIVGLISASGCQDQQKELKVAVAAPFTGNAAAFGEMIKRGAELREKEINEAGGINGMKLTLIFEDDAGKDAEASLVAERIASNLQILAVVGHFNSSCSLAGKPIYQRAGIVELSPGSTNVTVCEGSDWTFRNLYRDDFQGKFIARYIDEVLTDLQSVAVFFDNDDYGRGLRNAFVAEAEKVGLNLVADEAYERDSTNFKAQLTSIKAKNPDAIFISGLYQEAGLIVKQGREAGITAQFFGADGVDSPDFLTIAGSAAEGTYLTTPFTFGAAGEDAQQMAANFEALHGATPDTWAALTYDAVGMIADALAKTYNPEASVADNRKAIRDHLASLDTPEEGYKGVTGLTYFDRNGDTVNKPAYVKSVTDGQFVAAEQQLLELE
- a CDS encoding branched-chain amino acid ABC transporter permease, translated to MAQFLEQIINGLVLGGIYALIAVGYTMVYGIIQLINFAHGEIFMFGAYIALMLITVFGIPFWIALPLSMVLCAILGVLMDLVAYRPLRNAPRLSALITAIGMSLALQNLARMIWSARPRQFPAEILPTIFQGQNAISLPGGAALPYRDVFIILLALILMIALNRLIHLTKIGRAMRACAQNQVAANLMGIKTNRVIAITFAIGSALGAVAGIMVGLSESVTPTMGYYKGVAAFAAAVLGGIGNVTGAMLGGLIIGVAEVFGAGYISSGYRLAIAYILMIAVIVVRPSGLLGKSTGKRA
- a CDS encoding VWA domain-containing protein, yielding MRFGHPEFLHFLWAVPPLILLLFLGLQRKRKALLRFYRNVDPAHLHRHKVQAGLLLLSSSLLIFASARPQWGAKPESVAERLDVMLALDISTSMLAEDEASLRRLTHAKEIMFSLLEALKDDRVGLLYFAEASFVVCPLTNDSATLREFLEAITAETLTHSGTRIGTAIETATPRLRSNRNDTTGIDADFGGQKVLILFTDGENHGEEAIAAARTATQEGVHIYCVGIGKAVRPVPIPLPQGTATATTPYKRDANGQLVLTALDENQLREIAEAGNGRYYHANTGVAQLTADLARLEKQKFRIRSDGEYQERFQLFVFGALILLICERWLSVTRGSVKRKPLN
- a CDS encoding branched-chain amino acid ABC transporter permease, which produces MKNKLTPKNIIFGLFVCFLPLLMYGIDAISLFLSGYDIYLGLPSGDYMLRIIVRAYLYMLLAIGLNIVCGFTGQLDLGYVGFYLIGGYTAGLLMARLGMTYWIALPLAIVNGALWGLLRGAPTLRLTGDYFAIVTFGFAELLFRVVKNEEWLIGGPNGLVRDIPPPAIFGVVFNQNWHNYYHILILLTLVIFITYRLQHSRVGRAWVAIREDEQAAESMGIDVSRYKALAFTVSAAIGALGGAFVAQFQVNISAPFFEFWESIFILCMVVLGGMGSIRGAMIGAAILGSLGEILRPGFIIPYQFGNARYLIFGIILILLMRFRPGGLTLKKA
- a CDS encoding glycerol-3-phosphate dehydrogenase/oxidase encodes the protein MIEQGDFANGTSSATSQLVHGGFRYLLKRDIELVKNARREREILRRIAPNLVKPIPLALLCYKGDPYPLTGMQLAAHYYNCLSKTDETEKSIAIRDVRKIRHLVGPIATNSLKGCVLLWDSMVNDARLTLATLKDAHQHGAIVANYVRFLDFVRKPETANSANGIYRIVAEDVISGKRFEISARKIVSATGPWSDHIWRKDPSYDGTSRLLTENAKGIHLLLPRYGKEGDNAYGLITFTQVNKQRRRNPRVIFILPGAHNTSIVGTTETTPEEELASVRPSANEVTYLLSETQRIFPEKRLNKDTIIAAYAGTRPLIAVNQHSHGFAKTDFVSREHLITESLSGIMYLYGGKLTTHRQMAEETVNHLAAFLKVPRACKTATQPLPNAIGEASGADAERLVKRYGAGYRTIQKFITEDAGLGELVTSSLPFTKAELLYAYWGEMAITLEDVLWRRTRIGWTPGQGVDIAPQIAQFLGEKNNWNDTRIAAEVEAYRERIRWLNSNL
- a CDS encoding ABC transporter permease; translated protein: MNIQKVFASLLWNRESQAKHLFVSFIPSLLAIVGFFLLCGLVLQIRGQDPLEFYSIILVSGFASFDDFGYVLFNATPLIFTGLAVAIGYKSGLFNIGCEGQLYIAAFAAAWIGIHLNLPPFLLIPFCIGGAMIAGAGWGAIPGLLKARYGAHEVINTIMMNFIAFALMNYLVTSVYQEPGQMIPQTQQIHEAARLPRLASFLPVLPQSNPLNVSFWLACGCAVCCYIFLTYTRWGYELRLVGNAQDAAAYGGINPGTVTIWVMALSGAIAGLAGVAEVMGYRHRFLDNFSSGWGFTGIAVALLGRNNPFGILAAAILFGSLNKVALDIEILLEVPRGLFLAGQGMLIIWLVSIESISRKKAR
- a CDS encoding DUF91 domain-containing protein, with product MEVYRWEDRKFGKLEPLRFGEERDFEDLLEKDATLVLGEPLCVISRQPPLSTSKQKIDLLALDRQGNCVIIELKRGKPSRTAITQILEYAAGVSQLSFIALETLAYRWCQQQGKEFSSLTALHSEFFGYEPGDIRKSAFNQKQRLVLVSEGVDTRVLEVAEYLRALGLDLTYISYFSYHAPDEILVATETVLGGTLVKEEERSYGPTTQRFMTLPLFIEMLQENEELSQIAHEFVEYVEACGATLRPRIAKLRMTFGGHWWLDTYPSRRATHFRVDVHGDFTPLHIVECRANLPNVTVKNFGISFNIASKAHLDYAIEIFERVRNSILSS